The DNA region TTTGATGATGTGTTTAAAGAGTTGGTAGTTTGGTGATGTGTTTGGAAGCTTGATGGTTTGGTAATGGGTTTAAAGGGTTAATAGTTTGATGGTGTGTTTGGAGAGTTGATGTTTTGGTGGTGTGTTTGGAAGTTTGATGGTTTGGTAATGGGTTTAAAGGGTTAATAGTTTGATGGTGTGTTTGGAGAATTTATGGTTTTGATGATGTGTTTGGAGATTTAATGCTTAGATGGTGTGTTTAGAGGGTTGATCGTTTGGTGATGCGTATTCGGAGGGTTGATGGTTTGGTGGTGTGTTTGGAGAGTTGATGGTTTGGTGGTGTGTTTGAAGAGTTGGTGGTTTGGTGGTGTGTTTGGAGAGTTGATGGTTTAATGGTGTGTTTGAAGAGTTGGTGGTTTGGTGGTGTGTTTGAAGAGTTGGTGGTTTGGTGGTGTGTTTGAAGAGTTGGTGGTTTGGTGGTGTGTTTGAAGAGTTGGTGGTTTGGTGGTGTGTTTAAGGAGTTGGTGGTTAAATGATGTGTTTGGAGGGTTGATGGTTTGATGATGCGTTTGGAGGTTTGATGGTTTGTTGGTGTATTTGGAGGATTGATCGTTTGATGGTGTGTTTGGAGTGTTCATGATTTAGTGATGTGTTTGGAAAATTGATAGTTTGATGATGTGTTTGAAGAGTTGGTGGATTGGTGATGTGTTGGAAGAGTTGTTGGTTTGGTGGTGTGTTTGAAGAGTTGGTGGTTTGGTGGTGTGTTTGAAGAGTTGGTGGTTTGGTGGTGTGTTTGAAAAGTTGGTGGTTTGATGATGTGTTTGAAGAGTTGGTGGTTTGGTGGTTGTTTGAAGAGTTGGTGGTTTGGTGGTTTGTTTGAAGAGTTGGTGGTTTGGTGGTGGGTTTGAAGAGTTGATGGTTTGGTGGTGTGTTTGAAGAGTTGGTGGTGTTTGGTGGTGTGTTTGAAGAGTTGGTGGTTTGGGTGTGTGTTTGAAGAGTTGGTGGTTTGATGATGTGTTTGAAGAGTTGGTGGTTTTGGTGGTGTGTTTGAAGTGTTGGTGGTTTGGTGGTGTGTTTGAAGAGTTGGTGGTTTGGTGGTGTGTTTGAAGAGTTGGTGGTTTGGTGGTGTGTTTGAAGAGTTGGTGGTTTGGTGGTGTGTTTGAAGAGTTGGTGGTTTGATGGTGTGTTTGAAGAGTTGGCGGTTTGATGGTGTGTTTGAAGAGTTGGTGGTTTGATGATGTGTTTGAAGAGTTGGTGGTTTGGTGGTGTGTTTGAGGAGTTGGTGGTTAAATGATGTGTTTGGAGG from Argopecten irradians isolate NY chromosome 5, Ai_NY, whole genome shotgun sequence includes:
- the LOC138324366 gene encoding serum factor response D-like, encoding MNPPNTPSNDQSSKYTNKPLTLQTHHLTTNSSNTPPNHQLFKHIIKPPTLQTHHQTANSSNTPSNHQLFKHTTKPPTLQTHHQTTNSSNTPPNHQLFKHTTKPPTLQTHHQNHQLFKHIIKPPTLQTHTQTTNSSNTPPNTTNSSNTPPNHQLFKPTTKPPTLQTNHQTTNSSNNHQTTNSSNTSSNHQLFKHTTKPPTLQTHHQTTNSSNTPPNQQLFQHITNPPTLQTHHQTINFPNTSLNHEHSKHTIKRSILQIHQQTIKPPNASSNHQPSKHII